The following proteins come from a genomic window of Candidatus Polarisedimenticolaceae bacterium:
- a CDS encoding NUDIX hydrolase, which produces MRPWRRLSAERFGAFKIFDLDRVRYARPSDGESREFLVVDAPDWINVIPLTDDDRVVVVRQFRFGVDGVTLEIPGGMCDRGEDPREAARRELREETGYDAREFVSLGCVHPNPAIQNNRCHTFLARGAYRAGPAQPDENEELEVDTVPLDDVPKLIADGTISHALVVAAFYRLGILSPR; this is translated from the coding sequence TTGCGTCCCTGGCGGCGGTTGTCCGCCGAGCGCTTCGGAGCCTTCAAGATCTTCGACCTGGACCGGGTCCGCTACGCGCGCCCCTCCGACGGCGAGTCGCGCGAGTTCCTGGTCGTCGACGCCCCGGACTGGATCAACGTCATCCCGCTGACCGACGACGACCGCGTCGTGGTCGTGCGCCAGTTCCGCTTCGGCGTGGACGGCGTGACCCTCGAGATCCCCGGCGGGATGTGCGATCGCGGCGAGGATCCGCGCGAGGCCGCCCGTCGCGAGCTCCGGGAGGAGACGGGATACGACGCCCGGGAGTTCGTCAGCCTGGGGTGCGTGCACCCCAACCCGGCGATCCAGAACAACCGTTGCCACACCTTTCTCGCCCGCGGCGCGTACCGTGCCGGGCCGGCGCAACCCGACGAAAACGAGGAGCTCGAGGTGGACACGGTCCCCCTCGACGACGTCCCGAAGCTGATCGCCGACGGGACGATCTCGCACGCGCTCGTCGTCGCGGCGTTCTACCGGCTGGGGATTCTCAGTCCGCGTTAG